From a single Lactococcus carnosus genomic region:
- the argC gene encoding N-acetyl-gamma-glutamyl-phosphate reductase, whose protein sequence is MKKIAIIGISGYSGLELLRLLHGHPDAEVISVYGTSTIGSKLVDLVPKLRQFKVYANLRVKAFSASEIMATADLVFFATPAGIAADYATDFIQAGFPVVDLSGDFRLQDPAQYEKWYGRPASHADLLAKADYVLADFDKPRQPYISNPGCYATATLLSLVPLYQADLIQYDSVIVDAKSGLSGAGKKLSDSSHFVTANENVTMYKLNQHQHIPEIVNKLKSWQDKTLPIQFTTSLIPVNRGIFVSTYAKLAPGVSFEQVVAAYEQTYADRYFVRVFTDGHLPDLHSVVGTNFTDIGLGYNDLTHTLTVVTVIDNLVKGAAGQAIQNMNQVFNFDEKSGLDLVPIL, encoded by the coding sequence ATGAAAAAAATAGCAATTATTGGGATTTCAGGTTATTCTGGATTGGAGTTGCTCAGGTTACTTCATGGTCATCCAGATGCAGAGGTGATTAGCGTCTATGGGACGTCAACAATTGGCAGTAAGCTTGTGGATTTAGTACCAAAGCTCCGACAATTTAAAGTCTATGCTAACTTAAGGGTCAAGGCCTTTTCAGCTAGTGAGATCATGGCAACGGCGGATTTAGTTTTCTTTGCCACACCAGCTGGCATAGCAGCAGATTATGCAACCGATTTTATCCAAGCTGGTTTTCCAGTAGTAGACTTGTCTGGAGATTTCCGCTTGCAGGATCCTGCACAGTATGAAAAATGGTATGGTCGACCAGCTAGTCACGCTGATCTTTTAGCCAAAGCTGACTATGTCTTAGCTGATTTTGATAAACCTAGACAACCCTACATCTCAAATCCCGGTTGCTACGCAACAGCAACTCTCTTAAGTCTAGTCCCCTTATATCAGGCGGATTTAATTCAGTATGATAGTGTCATCGTGGATGCCAAGTCAGGCTTATCAGGGGCTGGTAAAAAACTCAGTGACAGTAGTCATTTTGTGACAGCTAATGAAAATGTCACCATGTATAAGTTAAACCAGCATCAACATATTCCAGAAATCGTCAATAAACTCAAATCATGGCAGGATAAGACGCTACCAATCCAGTTTACGACTTCCCTAATTCCGGTTAACCGAGGGATCTTTGTATCGACCTATGCCAAACTAGCCCCTGGTGTTAGCTTTGAACAGGTGGTGGCAGCTTATGAACAGACTTACGCTGATCGCTATTTTGTCAGGGTATTTACAGATGGTCATCTGCCTGATTTACATAGTGTTGTTGGGACTAACTTTACTGACATCGGCCTAGGCTATAATGACTTAACACATACGCTAACGGTCGTAACCGTTATCGACAATCTCGTGAAAGGAGCGGCGGGACAAGCCATTCAAAATATGAATCAGGTTTTCAACTTTGATGAAAAATCTGGGCTTGATCTTGTACCGATTTTATAA
- a CDS encoding DUF3592 domain-containing protein — MTKILQRLSRIVLAVFALILLFIGGMNCQRYLTERHDPKTAVSGQVIKSASTKLVRYQFKSVTYEQVPVGNITQTFGKVGEQVTVYVNHHNPKKIYMKKNATSLLIISSVLIGWAILIGLVLFFEYWFIHRLKVMSEPTTK; from the coding sequence ATGACTAAAATACTACAAAGACTATCCCGGATTGTATTAGCAGTATTTGCATTGATTTTACTCTTTATCGGTGGTATGAATTGTCAGCGCTATTTGACGGAGCGACATGACCCAAAAACGGCTGTAAGTGGACAGGTTATCAAGTCTGCTAGCACTAAATTGGTACGCTATCAATTTAAATCTGTTACTTATGAGCAGGTTCCAGTGGGAAATATCACGCAAACGTTTGGTAAAGTCGGCGAACAAGTGACAGTCTACGTCAATCATCACAATCCTAAAAAGATTTATATGAAAAAAAATGCAACCAGTCTCTTAATTATATCGTCAGTTCTGATTGGGTGGGCGATATTAATCGGTTTAGTTTTGTTCTTCGAGTATTGGTTTATCCATCGCTTGAAAGTTATGTCAGAACCTACAACAAAGTAA
- the argJ gene encoding bifunctional glutamate N-acetyltransferase/amino-acid acetyltransferase ArgJ — MTKFKQITGNIASPKGFKADATHAELKFQKLDLGMILSEVPAAVAGVFTTNKVAAAPVILDKEVVAGGVAQAIITNSAIANAVTGEVGMNNAKKTQRLLADKFGLLPGHVAVCSTGVIGRQLPMDKIALGISKLSAENGHAAGFAQAILTTDLVEKEVAYQVELGGQTVTVAGVCKGSGMIHPNMATMLAFITTDANIAQPLLQATLSEIIETTFNQITVDGDTSTNDTVLVLANGMAENAELMAGSEDYLTFKSVLATVCQTMAKQIAADGEGATKLIEVTVAGAPDELTARMIAKHIVGSSLVKTAIFGADPNWGRVISAIGQVAPFEVPDIELTIQGDLVLLHSTAVDFDQAELSEKLKEKNVVIEADLNQGDKTGTAWGCDLTYKYVEINALYHS; from the coding sequence ATGACTAAATTTAAACAAATTACAGGCAATATTGCATCACCAAAGGGGTTTAAAGCAGATGCCACGCACGCAGAACTTAAATTTCAAAAACTAGATTTAGGGATGATTTTATCTGAAGTTCCTGCAGCAGTTGCGGGTGTCTTCACGACAAATAAAGTGGCAGCAGCTCCTGTTATTCTGGATAAAGAAGTGGTTGCGGGTGGTGTAGCCCAAGCGATCATTACAAACTCAGCTATCGCCAATGCAGTGACAGGTGAAGTCGGAATGAACAATGCTAAAAAGACGCAACGTCTCCTGGCCGACAAGTTTGGCTTATTGCCTGGTCATGTTGCGGTCTGCTCGACTGGTGTTATCGGTAGACAGCTACCGATGGACAAGATTGCCCTAGGCATTAGCAAGTTATCAGCAGAAAATGGCCATGCGGCTGGTTTTGCGCAAGCGATTTTAACGACTGATTTGGTCGAAAAAGAAGTAGCTTATCAAGTCGAACTTGGTGGCCAAACTGTTACTGTTGCAGGTGTATGTAAGGGGTCAGGGATGATTCATCCCAACATGGCAACCATGCTTGCCTTCATTACGACCGATGCTAATATCGCACAACCCCTACTCCAAGCAACCCTGTCAGAAATCATCGAAACAACTTTTAATCAAATCACGGTTGATGGCGATACATCGACCAATGATACGGTACTTGTTTTGGCCAATGGCATGGCTGAAAATGCTGAGCTTATGGCTGGTTCAGAGGATTACCTGACCTTCAAATCGGTCTTAGCGACAGTATGTCAAACCATGGCTAAACAGATCGCAGCTGATGGCGAAGGGGCTACCAAACTGATAGAAGTAACGGTAGCAGGTGCGCCAGATGAGTTGACAGCGCGGATGATTGCTAAACATATCGTTGGCTCTAGCCTAGTTAAAACGGCCATCTTTGGTGCGGATCCTAACTGGGGACGCGTGATCTCAGCTATCGGTCAAGTGGCACCGTTTGAGGTGCCCGATATCGAATTAACCATACAAGGCGATCTTGTTTTGCTCCATTCGACAGCGGTTGATTTTGATCAGGCAGAGTTATCTGAGAAACTGAAGGAAAAGAACGTCGTGATCGAAGCAGATTTAAATCAGGGCGATAAAACTGGAACAGCTTGGGGCTGTGATTTGACTTATAAGTATGTCGAAATCAATGCTCTTTACCATAGCTGA
- the trpX gene encoding tryptophan ABC transporter substrate-binding protein, with translation MKNKKMMLVILVIVIIGLGSVVIPKLMKQQDTVKTDAVKIGVLQYVTHPALDEIYAGIKQGLSDEGYSKAKLNFYNAQADQSKVTTMSGQLVDQKNNVLIGIATPSVQGLANATSDTPIIMGAVSDPVGAKLIKNVKKPEGNLTGVSDKFPVDKEVELIKTLTPDVKKIGILYSSSEDNSKSQVAAFKKVAAEKGYDVSEYAVSSTNDITTTVNVALSKVDAIYVPVDNTIASAFPTVIELSNAAKKPVFPSVDTMVTQGGLAAVTINQHDLGVATGKMAAQVLKGKKVSELPVAFYNMTTPVVNRETAKTLGITIPEKFKEAAAVKK, from the coding sequence ATGAAGAATAAAAAAATGATGCTTGTCATCCTAGTGATTGTAATTATTGGGCTTGGGTCGGTAGTGATCCCTAAATTAATGAAACAACAAGATACAGTGAAAACAGATGCTGTTAAAATTGGTGTTTTGCAGTATGTCACGCATCCCGCACTTGATGAAATTTATGCAGGAATTAAGCAAGGCCTTTCTGATGAAGGCTACAGCAAAGCTAAACTCAATTTCTATAATGCCCAAGCAGACCAGTCAAAAGTGACGACGATGTCAGGCCAATTAGTTGATCAAAAAAATAATGTTCTGATTGGGATTGCAACACCTTCTGTACAAGGTCTGGCCAATGCTACATCTGATACACCAATCATTATGGGCGCAGTTTCTGATCCAGTAGGTGCAAAATTAATTAAAAATGTAAAAAAACCAGAAGGCAATCTGACAGGGGTATCTGATAAATTTCCAGTCGATAAAGAGGTTGAGCTGATTAAAACATTGACGCCCGATGTTAAAAAAATAGGGATTCTATATAGTTCTTCAGAAGATAACTCAAAATCTCAAGTTGCAGCATTCAAGAAAGTTGCGGCGGAAAAAGGCTATGATGTGTCTGAATATGCCGTATCATCTACAAATGATATTACCACAACGGTTAATGTCGCCCTATCAAAAGTTGATGCCATCTATGTGCCAGTAGATAACACGATTGCCTCGGCCTTTCCAACGGTTATCGAGCTATCAAATGCTGCCAAAAAACCAGTCTTTCCATCAGTGGACACCATGGTGACACAGGGCGGATTAGCAGCTGTAACCATCAACCAACATGATTTAGGTGTTGCGACGGGTAAAATGGCAGCACAAGTTCTAAAAGGTAAAAAAGTCTCTGAATTACCAGTTGCATTTTACAATATGACAACGCCAGTCGTTAACCGTGAGACAGCTAAAACATTAGGGATTACCATTCCTGAAAAATTTAAAGAAGCAGCGGCAGTGAAAAAATGA
- a CDS encoding ABC transporter ATP-binding protein, with product MPTNLTPIIELKHATKVIENGEESKVILDDVSLQIHATDFITILGGNGAGKSTLFNAISGTLSLTSGTIWINGVDVTKQSPEKRATHISRVFQDPKMGTAPRMTGVENLAIASLRGKKRTLKLRQINQYKSDFTSLAAQIGNGLEAHLDVPTGNLSGGQRQALSLLMATIIQPELLLLDEHTAALDPKTSKALMALTERLVRQQSLTALMITHHMEDALKYGNRLIVMKDGKIMQDLNATEKEQMKLEDFYRIFD from the coding sequence ATGCCAACTAATTTAACCCCAATCATCGAATTAAAACATGCGACCAAGGTCATTGAGAATGGTGAGGAAAGTAAAGTCATCTTAGATGATGTTTCCTTGCAGATTCATGCGACCGATTTTATCACGATTTTAGGTGGTAATGGGGCAGGCAAGTCAACATTATTTAATGCCATTTCAGGGACATTATCTTTAACATCAGGAACGATCTGGATAAATGGTGTTGATGTAACCAAGCAATCCCCAGAAAAGCGTGCTACTCATATCTCTCGTGTCTTTCAGGACCCTAAAATGGGCACAGCACCACGTATGACAGGTGTAGAAAATTTAGCTATTGCTTCACTTCGAGGTAAGAAGCGAACGCTTAAGCTCCGTCAAATCAACCAATATAAATCTGATTTTACAAGTTTAGCGGCGCAAATCGGGAATGGTTTAGAGGCGCATTTAGATGTACCGACGGGCAATCTATCAGGTGGTCAAAGACAGGCCTTAAGTCTTTTGATGGCAACGATTATCCAACCAGAACTCTTGCTATTAGATGAGCACACGGCAGCCTTAGATCCAAAGACATCTAAAGCCTTGATGGCATTGACAGAAAGGTTGGTACGACAGCAAAGCTTGACAGCCTTGATGATCACCCACCATATGGAAGATGCACTTAAATATGGTAATCGGTTGATTGTCATGAAAGATGGCAAAATCATGCAGGATTTAAACGCAACTGAAAAAGAGCAGATGAAACTAGAAGATTTTTATAGGATATTTGATTAG
- a CDS encoding carbonic anhydrase: MKKSMKLVAVLGLILVLGACHATEKETKAKASTSVKTHHEAINYDKQEDWEFTSGKMQSPINIDSKKVEMLTPDKGEMILNFGKEITKAEDNGHSIQVTDSGQSTINGRQFNLTQFHFHAESEHTVDGKHYPLEAHFVNQSQDGRIAVIGVFFKAGRENLGFEEVLADVTNKKIDAITDIDKMIPENKSFYHYLGSLTTPPLTENVEWYLMKAPLEVSQAQLAAFKKLYAHNNREIQPLNDRKILSHDE; encoded by the coding sequence ATGAAAAAAAGTATGAAATTAGTGGCTGTGTTAGGCCTGATACTTGTTTTGGGAGCATGTCATGCGACTGAAAAAGAGACCAAAGCAAAGGCAAGCACATCAGTTAAAACGCACCATGAGGCAATTAATTATGATAAGCAAGAAGACTGGGAATTTACATCTGGTAAGATGCAATCTCCTATCAATATCGACAGTAAAAAAGTAGAGATGCTGACACCAGATAAGGGTGAGATGATACTTAATTTTGGCAAAGAAATTACCAAAGCAGAAGATAACGGCCATAGTATTCAAGTAACAGATAGTGGACAGTCAACGATTAACGGTCGACAGTTTAACTTAACACAGTTTCATTTTCATGCTGAAAGTGAGCATACTGTTGATGGCAAGCATTATCCACTGGAAGCACACTTTGTCAACCAATCACAAGATGGCAGAATCGCTGTCATTGGTGTATTTTTTAAAGCAGGTCGTGAGAATCTAGGATTTGAAGAAGTATTAGCTGATGTTACAAACAAAAAAATAGATGCTATCACTGATATTGATAAGATGATACCAGAAAATAAAAGTTTTTATCATTATCTAGGATCGCTTACGACACCACCTTTAACCGAAAATGTTGAGTGGTATCTCATGAAAGCCCCATTAGAAGTCTCTCAAGCACAACTCGCTGCCTTTAAAAAGCTCTATGCTCATAATAATCGTGAGATTCAACCTTTAAATGATCGGAAAATTTTATCACACGATGAGTAA
- the lepA gene encoding translation elongation factor 4, translated as MTIDLNAVKKRQENIRNFSIIAHIDHGKSTLADRILEQTKTVSAREMQAQLLDSMDLERERGITIKLNAIELSYLAKNGETYTFHLIDTPGHVDFTYEVSRSLAACEGAILVVDAAQGIEAQTLANVYLALDNDLEILPVINKIDLPAADPERVRHEIEDVIGLDASEAVLASAKAGIGIDEILEQIVEKVPAPSGSIDNPLKALIFDSVYDAYRGVILQVRVMDGMVKPGDTIQLMSNDKTFIVTEVGIFTPKAVGREFLATGDVGYIAAAIKTVADTRVGDTITLANNPADAPLDGYKQLNPMVFAGIYPIESNKYNDLREALDKLQLNDASLQFEPETSQALGFGFRCGFLGLLHMDVIQERLEREFNIDLIMTAPSVVYHINTTDGEMIEVANPSEFPDPTRVDNIEEPFVKAQIMVPQDYVGAVMELAQRKRGDFVTMDYLDENRVNVIYQMPLSEIVFDFFDKLKSSTKGYASFDYELSEYRKSSLVKMDIMLNAERVDALSFIVHKEFSYERGKIIVDKLKKIIPRQQFEVPIQAAIGQKIVARSDIKALRKNVLAKCYGGDISRKRKLLEKQKKGKKRMKAIGNVEVPQEAFLSVLSMDDE; from the coding sequence ATGACAATAGACTTAAATGCAGTTAAAAAACGGCAAGAAAATATTCGAAATTTTTCGATCATTGCCCATATTGACCACGGTAAATCAACACTAGCAGACCGTATTTTAGAACAAACAAAGACAGTATCCGCCCGTGAAATGCAGGCGCAACTTTTGGATTCCATGGATCTGGAACGTGAACGTGGCATTACGATCAAGCTCAATGCGATCGAACTTAGCTATCTTGCTAAAAATGGGGAGACCTATACCTTCCATTTGATCGACACACCTGGGCACGTCGATTTTACCTATGAAGTATCTCGTTCTCTTGCGGCATGTGAAGGCGCTATTTTAGTCGTCGACGCAGCACAAGGTATTGAAGCGCAGACCCTTGCTAACGTCTACCTTGCTTTGGACAATGACTTAGAGATTTTACCTGTCATTAACAAGATTGATTTGCCAGCAGCTGATCCTGAGCGTGTACGACATGAAATAGAAGATGTGATCGGTCTTGATGCCAGTGAAGCGGTATTAGCGTCAGCTAAGGCTGGTATCGGTATCGATGAAATCCTTGAGCAAATCGTCGAAAAAGTCCCTGCACCATCTGGGTCTATCGATAATCCTTTAAAAGCCCTTATCTTTGACTCGGTTTATGATGCTTATCGTGGTGTTATTCTGCAAGTCCGTGTGATGGATGGCATGGTTAAGCCAGGTGATACCATCCAGCTGATGAGTAATGATAAAACCTTTATCGTCACTGAAGTTGGTATCTTTACACCTAAAGCAGTAGGCCGTGAATTCTTAGCAACCGGAGATGTTGGCTATATCGCAGCCGCTATCAAAACAGTAGCAGATACCCGTGTCGGGGATACGATCACGTTAGCCAATAATCCTGCTGATGCACCACTTGATGGCTATAAACAGCTGAACCCGATGGTCTTTGCAGGTATTTATCCGATCGAATCTAATAAGTACAATGATTTACGTGAAGCGCTAGACAAGTTACAGCTAAATGATGCCAGTTTACAGTTTGAACCTGAGACATCACAAGCCCTTGGCTTTGGTTTCCGATGTGGCTTTCTTGGTCTGCTCCACATGGATGTTATCCAAGAACGTCTGGAACGTGAATTTAATATTGATTTGATCATGACAGCACCTAGTGTGGTGTATCATATCAATACGACTGATGGGGAGATGATAGAAGTTGCCAACCCATCTGAGTTCCCTGATCCAACCCGTGTTGATAATATCGAGGAGCCATTTGTCAAAGCGCAAATCATGGTACCACAGGACTATGTCGGAGCTGTCATGGAGTTAGCCCAACGCAAACGTGGTGATTTTGTGACCATGGATTACCTGGATGAAAACCGTGTTAATGTCATTTATCAGATGCCCCTATCAGAGATTGTCTTTGACTTCTTTGATAAACTTAAGTCAAGCACAAAAGGCTATGCCAGTTTTGACTATGAACTTTCAGAGTATCGCAAAAGCTCACTCGTTAAGATGGATATCATGCTTAATGCCGAACGTGTCGATGCCTTGAGTTTCATCGTCCATAAGGAATTTTCTTATGAACGTGGTAAAATCATCGTTGATAAACTGAAAAAAATTATTCCACGCCAACAGTTTGAAGTCCCGATTCAAGCTGCTATCGGCCAAAAAATCGTGGCTCGATCTGATATCAAAGCCCTCCGTAAAAATGTCCTGGCCAAATGTTATGGTGGTGATATTTCACGGAAACGTAAACTCCTTGAGAAACAGAAAAAAGGGAAAAAACGTATGAAAGCCATCGGTAATGTTGAAGTGCCACAAGAAGCTTTCCTCAGTGTCTTGAGCATGGATGATGAATAA
- a CDS encoding acetylornithine transaminase has translation MTHLLENYGKRIPMTFTHGEDVYLYDQTGKQYLDFTSGIGVMNMGYSFEAGKAAVKAQVDAIPHLSNLYENPLQEEVAAYLDYQGSYKAFFANSGAEANEAALKLARLLKPDTTILAFEDGFHGRTFGAMSATMQDKIQKGFSPLVPGFTKAVYNDVDSLSAAVTDKTGAIIFEIVQGEGGVTPITQAFSESLKAFQKQGILLIVDEVQTGNGRTGKLFGFEHFGLEPDIITSAKGLGNGLPIGVMLAKAEYATAFSAGKHGSTFGGNPIAMASAKAVLKELTQPAFLAEVTEKAAFLGAELADKLADKASVVAIRQLGLMVGIELRDGDQVPKVLAAARAHGLLVLSAGHDVIRLLPPLVMSQAQLADGVAILEAIL, from the coding sequence ATGACACATTTACTAGAAAACTATGGGAAGAGAATCCCCATGACGTTTACCCACGGGGAAGATGTTTACCTCTATGACCAAACTGGTAAGCAGTACCTTGATTTTACAAGTGGTATCGGTGTCATGAACATGGGCTATTCCTTTGAAGCTGGTAAGGCGGCAGTTAAGGCACAAGTAGATGCCATACCGCATCTGTCCAACTTATATGAAAATCCGTTACAAGAAGAGGTTGCAGCCTATCTTGACTATCAGGGAAGCTATAAAGCGTTTTTTGCCAATTCTGGTGCAGAAGCAAATGAAGCAGCACTTAAATTAGCCCGGTTGCTTAAGCCTGATACGACGATCTTAGCATTTGAGGATGGTTTTCATGGTCGAACTTTTGGGGCGATGTCTGCGACCATGCAAGATAAGATTCAAAAAGGGTTTTCGCCCTTAGTACCAGGCTTTACTAAAGCAGTCTATAATGACGTCGACAGTCTTTCAGCCGCTGTAACGGATAAAACTGGGGCGATCATCTTTGAAATCGTTCAAGGTGAGGGCGGTGTGACACCTATCACGCAAGCATTTTCGGAAAGCTTAAAAGCCTTTCAAAAACAGGGGATTTTGCTGATTGTTGATGAGGTGCAGACTGGCAATGGTCGAACTGGTAAACTATTTGGCTTTGAACACTTTGGTCTTGAACCAGATATCATTACCTCAGCCAAAGGACTAGGCAATGGCCTACCTATCGGTGTCATGTTAGCCAAAGCAGAGTATGCAACAGCCTTTAGTGCTGGGAAACATGGCTCGACTTTTGGTGGTAATCCGATTGCCATGGCAAGCGCTAAGGCTGTCTTAAAGGAATTAACACAACCAGCATTTTTGGCTGAGGTCACTGAAAAAGCAGCCTTTCTAGGTGCTGAACTAGCTGATAAACTGGCTGATAAAGCAAGTGTCGTAGCCATCAGACAACTCGGCTTGATGGTTGGGATTGAATTAAGAGATGGTGATCAAGTACCTAAGGTTTTGGCAGCTGCAAGGGCACATGGCTTGCTCGTTTTATCAGCTGGTCATGATGTCATCAGATTGTTACCGCCACTCGTTATGAGTCAAGCACAGTTGGCTGATGGTGTTGCTATTTTGGAGGCGATTTTATGA
- the argB gene encoding acetylglutamate kinase: protein MNMPETLTAALPFMLKYQGQTVVIKYGGNAMTDETIKQSVLSDILLLKTMGINVVLVHGGGPAISEMLDKYDMPSKFIGGLRYTDKATAELALAALSGMVNKSLVRDIQRLGGDAIGISGIDGRMIEVEQLSEELGYVGKITKINTEIIERIAKTSAIPVIATAGVDVAGEIYNVNADTAASRIAGELQAERFILLSDVRGLYADYPDESSFLVETSLSKIEHLIAAGKISGGMIPKLEAIQYAMENGLNEAVLLDGRMQHSLILELFTTEGFGTLIKKDDLDLAKFDRLTK from the coding sequence ATGAATATGCCTGAAACACTGACAGCTGCCCTGCCCTTCATGCTCAAATATCAAGGTCAGACAGTCGTCATCAAATATGGCGGTAATGCCATGACGGATGAAACGATTAAACAGTCTGTTCTAAGTGATATCCTACTTCTGAAAACAATGGGGATCAACGTCGTTTTGGTCCATGGCGGTGGTCCAGCCATCAGTGAGATGCTGGATAAATACGATATGCCGTCTAAGTTTATCGGTGGTCTGCGCTATACGGATAAAGCAACGGCTGAGCTTGCCTTAGCAGCCTTATCTGGTATGGTCAATAAGAGTCTTGTCCGTGACATCCAACGTTTGGGTGGTGATGCGATTGGGATTTCGGGCATCGATGGTCGGATGATTGAAGTTGAGCAGCTGTCTGAGGAATTAGGCTATGTTGGGAAAATCACGAAAATCAATACTGAAATTATTGAACGGATTGCCAAAACATCAGCGATTCCAGTGATCGCAACAGCAGGTGTCGATGTGGCAGGTGAGATTTATAATGTTAATGCAGATACAGCTGCCAGTCGAATTGCAGGAGAACTACAGGCTGAGCGTTTTATCTTACTCTCTGATGTACGTGGTCTGTATGCTGACTATCCTGATGAAAGCTCATTTTTAGTAGAAACAAGTCTATCAAAAATTGAACACCTGATCGCTGCTGGCAAGATATCAGGTGGCATGATTCCCAAACTGGAAGCCATCCAATATGCTATGGAAAACGGCTTGAATGAAGCAGTGCTATTAGACGGTCGTATGCAACATTCCTTGATTCTAGAGCTATTTACAACGGAAGGCTTTGGTACGTTAATCAAGAAAGATGATCTTGACCTAGCAAAGTTTGACCGATTAACAAAATAA
- a CDS encoding ABC transporter permease, which translates to MIVSTINQGLLWAILGLGIFLTFRILNFPDMTAEGSFPLGGAVAVTLITQGVNPILATVAAFVAGCAAGLITGLLYTKGKIPTLLAGILVMTSCNSVMLMVMGRANLGLLGLDKLKGTWVSVLAVVLVLLIMFYFLNTNLGQAFIATGDNADMAKSFGINTDRMELLGLVVSNGIIALSGALISQNDGYADVSKGLGVIVIGLASLIIGEVLFGNVSMLERLIAIVIGAICYQFLILLVIKLGFNTNYLKLFSAIILAGCLMIPTLKAKVFKGVNLNAN; encoded by the coding sequence ATGATTGTCTCAACTATTAATCAAGGCCTATTATGGGCAATTTTAGGGTTAGGTATTTTCTTAACTTTTCGTATTTTAAATTTCCCTGATATGACAGCAGAAGGCTCATTTCCTTTAGGAGGTGCTGTTGCGGTTACCTTGATAACGCAAGGGGTTAATCCAATACTGGCGACAGTAGCTGCTTTTGTAGCAGGTTGTGCTGCTGGATTAATAACAGGATTGCTCTATACGAAAGGGAAAATCCCGACTTTACTAGCGGGTATATTGGTGATGACGTCTTGTAACTCAGTCATGCTGATGGTCATGGGACGGGCTAATTTGGGCTTGCTAGGCTTAGATAAGTTAAAAGGCACGTGGGTTAGTGTCTTAGCAGTTGTGTTAGTCTTATTGATTATGTTTTATTTTCTAAATACTAACCTAGGTCAAGCCTTTATCGCAACTGGTGATAATGCTGATATGGCCAAGTCTTTCGGTATTAATACAGACCGCATGGAACTGCTAGGCTTGGTCGTATCAAATGGGATTATTGCCTTATCGGGTGCCTTGATTTCACAAAATGATGGCTATGCTGATGTGTCTAAAGGTCTAGGTGTCATTGTTATCGGATTGGCAAGTCTTATTATCGGAGAAGTCCTATTTGGTAATGTGTCGATGTTAGAAAGACTGATTGCCATCGTAATCGGCGCCATCTGTTACCAATTTTTGATACTCTTAGTCATCAAGCTCGGTTTTAATACAAACTATCTCAAATTATTTAGTGCCATCATATTAGCTGGCTGCTTAATGATACCAACGCTAAAAGCGAAAGTCTTTAAGGGGGTAAACTTAAATGCCAACTAA
- the ndk gene encoding nucleoside-diphosphate kinase yields the protein MEKTFFIIKPDGVRRSLIGHVIARVEIRGFTLEKLEMRDVSREMLDRHYADLVDKPFYPEIVSYMTSGPVVIGVLKGSDVIHSWRKMMGATNPSDALPGTIRGDFAHASDDGSVENIVHGSDSTESAAREIALWFN from the coding sequence ATGGAAAAAACATTTTTTATCATCAAACCTGACGGTGTTCGTCGGTCATTAATTGGTCATGTCATTGCTAGAGTCGAAATTCGTGGCTTTACGCTTGAGAAACTAGAAATGCGTGATGTATCAAGAGAGATGTTGGATCGACATTATGCTGACCTTGTGGACAAACCTTTTTACCCTGAAATTGTTAGCTACATGACATCAGGACCAGTGGTTATTGGTGTGTTGAAAGGCTCAGATGTCATTCATTCTTGGCGTAAGATGATGGGGGCTACCAACCCATCTGATGCTTTACCTGGGACGATCCGTGGCGACTTTGCCCATGCCTCAGATGATGGGTCAGTTGAAAATATCGTACACGGATCAGACTCTACAGAATCTGCAGCACGTGAAATTGCGCTTTGGTTTAACTAA